From Spiroplasma endosymbiont of Amphimallon solstitiale:
GTTTGTGTTACTTTATGTTGTAATAAATTATTGATAAATGTTGATTTACCCGTATTTGGTAATCCCATAATTAATACCTTAATTTTTGGATTAACAATACCTTTTGCCAATTGTTTTTCCATTTGTGGTTCCATTAATTTAGTAATTAAATTTAATAACTGCGGTTTCATTTTTGTAGTTAATGATTTTGCCAATAAAACAGAAAAACCTTGACTTTCAAAAAAAGTAACTCATTCTTTAGTAAAATTATCATCTGCTAAATCAACTTTGTTAAGAACAATAATTCTTATTTTTTTCTCTAATAAACGATCTAATAAACTACTTTTTGTTGCTAATGGTGCTCGTGCATCTAAAACTTCAATTGCAACATCAATAATTGGTAACTTAGTTTCAATTGCTTTAATGGCTTTCATCATATGACCAGGGAATCAATGAATTTGATTATGGGTACTTTCATTAGGCATTTTTTTAACTCCTTTAATACATTTTATTATTATTTTATATCAATTTAGAAAACCACCATTGATTTTAATAACGGTGGTTTAATTATTATTTAACGGGTTTTACTGTTTTAATTTCTTTAATTCTAGCAGCTTTACCGCTTAATTTACGTAAGTAGAAAATACGTGCTCTTCTTACTTTACCCTTACGAATAACATTAATTTTATCAATTAATGGTGAATGTAAAGCAAATGTTTTTTCGACACCTTTACCACCAACAGTTTTACGAACAATAACATTTTGCGTAATTCCTGAACCTTTGCGAGCAATAACTACTCCTTCAAACATTTGAATACGTTCTTTTTTTTCTTCTTTAATTTTAGAAAATACTTGGATTGTATCTCCAGATTTAAAATTAGGAAGATTATGATTTAGTTGACTTTCACTAACTAATTTAATAATTGCATTTTGCATGTTTTATTTCTCCTTTCGTTTATTTTTTTTAAGTGAAGATTTATATTCTTCAATTATTATTTTATCTTTTGCAGATAATTGATATTTTTTAAATAAATCAATTCTTTTTTTATAAGTATTAATTAATGCTTGTTGATGACGATATTCTGTTATCTTTTCATGGTGACCACCAATTAGAACTTCTGGTACTTTCATACCTAGTACTTCTTCTGGTCTTGTATATGTTGGATAATCCAATAATGAGTTATTAAAAGAATCATTAAGATGAGATTGATGTTGAATAACATTAGGAATTAACCTAGTAATACAATCAATAATAACCATTGCTGGTAATTCACCACCAGTTAATACATAATCACCAATTGAAATCTCTTCATCAATATAAGACATAATGCGTTGATCAATACCTTCGTAATGACCACAAACTAAAATATAATTAATATTTTTTTGACTATATTTATAAGCTAATTGTTGATTTCATTGTTGACCTTGTGGACTAAGTAAAATTGTTTTAGCCTCAGGATATTTAAGTTTTACACTATTAATAGCATTAATTACTGGCATTGCTTGTAAAACCATACCATTGCCACCACCATAAGGAGCATCATCAACTTGTTGGTGTTTATTATTAGCAAAACTTCTAATATCAATAATATCAATGCTAATTTGTTTTTTAGTAATAGCTCGTTTGATGATTGATGTTTGCATAAA
This genomic window contains:
- the ylqF gene encoding ribosome biogenesis GTPase YlqF, whose product is MPNESTHNQIHWFPGHMMKAIKAIETKLPIIDVAIEVLDARAPLATKSSLLDRLLEKKIRIIVLNKVDLADDNFTKEWVTFFESQGFSVLLAKSLTTKMKPQLLNLITKLMEPQMEKQLAKGIVNPKIKVLIMGLPNTGKSTFINNLLQHKVTQTANIPGVTRGQQWIKLNPTIDLLDSPGILPPKMNDQKVVMILALIKAIPVKHLFLEEMANFALTFLLENYYERLVKYYNINFEIKNINDETLFLYFKKLAQKYHLKLANDEDNTHRAMNLFINDLQVGKLGLISFEIPPKILKHEK
- the rplS gene encoding 50S ribosomal protein L19 — encoded protein: MQNAIIKLVSESQLNHNLPNFKSGDTIQVFSKIKEEKKERIQMFEGVVIARKGSGITQNVIVRKTVGGKGVEKTFALHSPLIDKINVIRKGKVRRARIFYLRKLSGKAARIKEIKTVKPVK
- the trmD gene encoding tRNA (guanosine(37)-N1)-methyltransferase TrmD → MTKNQFTIITLFPNAFNDFMQTSIIKRAITKKQISIDIIDIRSFANNKHQQVDDAPYGGGNGMVLQAMPVINAINSVKLKYPEAKTILLSPQGQQWNQQLAYKYSQKNINYILVCGHYEGIDQRIMSYIDEEISIGDYVLTGGELPAMVIIDCITRLIPNVIQHQSHLNDSFNNSLLDYPTYTRPEEVLGMKVPEVLIGGHHEKITEYRHQQALINTYKKRIDLFKKYQLSAKDKIIIEEYKSSLKKNKRKEK